The DNA window TGGATCTTGAAGCCTTCGCGTTCGATGCCCTCGGGGAGCGGGTCCGGCTCGCGAGTGCCGCAGACATACTTGACCATCGCCTCGCCGGCGATGCGGCTGCCGAGATTCTTGGCCCCATAGAAACCGGCCGCGTCGATCGGCACCACCGGCGTGCCCCAGCGCGTCTGCGCGTCCTTGCAGACGGCGACCATGTCATCGCCGGTCAGGGCGGGGACGCAGGTGTTGTAGACGAAGACCGCCGCCGGCTGGTAGCTGTCGATGGCCTGCTTGATCGAGTGGAAGAGCCGCTTCTCGCCGCGGCCCATGATGATGTCCTGCTCGGTCAGGTCGGTGGTCATGCCGATCTTGTAGAGGGTCGGACCGCTGGAGCGGGTGCCCCGGTTGTCCCAGGAATTGCCGGCGCAGGCAATCGAACCATGGACGATATGGGCGACATCGCCGATCGGCAGCATGGCGATCTGCGCCCCGTCGAAGGTGCAGCCGCCCGCCGTCGCGCCCGGCTTGGCCTTGGAGCAGCCGGATTTTTCCTTCTGATTGTGGGCGCAGGCCGGCTCGTCGAGCAGGGCGGCGATGTCTTTCTGCTTCATGGAAACTCCCGAAACCGCGTCGAATCGCAAAATGCGTTATCGATGAAACGCGGCTTAGCTGTTCGCTTTAGGGAGTTTTAAGCAGAGTGTATGCCAATCCTATTTGCATTGTTTTTATTCAGAAAATGACTTTTACCTCTCTGTAGGATTTCTGACAATGTGACCGCTCCGCCTTTCTCGGAGGTTCCAAGTTTTGCGAGGATGGCGCAATGACGACATCGACTCAGGCTTATCCCCGCGTCAACGCGATGCCCATCATCTTCATGGAACGGCGATCGCGTCGCTCATTTCTCGCGCGGATACGGCCAAGCCATGATGCCGCCTTCCATGACCTTGACGTTGCGCCAGCCATGCCCTTGCAGGATCGCCGCCGCTTCATAGCCCCGCAGCGAGACCCGGCAATAGAGGATGATTTCCTTGTCCCTGTCCTGCGGCAGTTCCGCCAAACGCCCGCGCAGCGCGCCCAGCGGGATCAGGGTCTCGCCGATGCCGAGCCGGACCTCCTCGAACTCCAATGGGGTGCGGGTGTCGAGGATGAAACAGTCCGCGCCGGTCTCGGCCCGCTGTTTGACCTCGGCGACCGAGATGCCCTGCATGCGTCCGAGCAGCTTGTTTTCGAGCACCTGGGCGGCGGTGATGACATGGTCGAGCGCCAGCGAATAGGGCGGCGCGTAGGGCAGATCCGCGTTGACCAGATCCGCGACCGTCAGCTTGCCCAGGATGGCCATGGCGACCGTGGCGACCCGTTTGCTGGCGTCGCCAGGACCGAGGCATTGAAAACCCAGCACCCGACCGGTCTTGCGGTCCGCGACCATCTTGCTGATGAGCAGCTTGCCCTGCATGTAGGGCGGGATGTCGAGACCCGAGATCGTCGCCGTCTCGATGTCGGTCAGACCCAGTTCGCGCGCGCGCCCGGCGCTGAGTCCGGTGAAGCCGACCGTGTAATCGAAGATCTTGCAGATGCCGGTGTGGGTGATGCCCGGAAACGTCGCGCTTCCCTCCTGGATCAGGTTCTGTCCGACCACCCGCCCTTGCAGATTGGCGAGATCGCCATAAGGCGCGCGCACTTTGTCCCCGGTGATCAGCGAGGTGCATTCCACGCAATCGCCCGCCGCGTAGATGTCCGGGTCGGAGGTCTGCATGAATTCATTGACCGCGATGCCGCCCTGCGCGCCGATGTCGAGTCCGGCGGACTTGGCGAGCGCGACGTTGGGTCGCACGCCGACCGCGACCACCGCGAGTTGGCAGGGGAGTTCGGTCCCGTTATCGAGCTTGACGCCGGTCAGCGTTCCAGCCTCTCCGAGGAAGGCCGCCACGCCATTGCCCGTGATGATATCGGTCGTGAAGCCGCGCACATGGTTGGCGACCAGTTTCGCCAGTTCGGGATCCAGGAAGGGCAGGATCGAGCTGGTCTTCTCGATGATGGTGGTCGGGATGCCGGCGAGATGCAGCGCCTCGGAGACCTCGAAACCGATCAGTCCGCCGCCGACGATGACGGCGCGCTGTACCTGATTGGCGTCCCGGATCGCGCGCAGCGAGTCGGCGTCGCCGAGCGAATGCAGGGTGTGAATCCCCGCCAGGTCGGCGCCCGGAACCGGCGGATACAGCGGGGTCGCGCCGGTGGCGATCACCAGTTTGTCATAGGCAAGGGTGGAGATTGCGCCGGTCGGCAGGTGCTTGCAGGTCACGGTCCTGGATTCGCGGTCGATGGCGACCGCCTCGGTCAGCACCTTGGCGTCGATTCCCTTGGCTTTTTCGAAGAAGTTGGGGTCGCGCACGATGCCGGCCGAGGTGCAGATGAGCTGATTGCGGTCATCGAAGACCCCGCCGACATAGTAGGGATAGCCGCAGGAAGCCATGGAGAGATCGGCCTCCTTCTGGATGATGGTGATGGACGCATGCTCGTCCATGCGGCGGGCCTTGGCCGCCGCCTTTGGACCGGCGGCGGACCCGCCAACGACAACGATCTTGATGGGTTGCGAAGTCATACGGGAAACCTTTTTCCAACGGTGATCGAAAGAGTCGCCTGCCGACCGGGATGAACCCGTGGACATTGCCATCGGCAGGAAGTGCGTCAGTATGGGGCCGACGGTCAAAGACTGACGTTGACGATACGCAGTCGCGAGCGCGAGCGGATTTCATTCAACGCTCGAAGGCGCGAAAAACCCTCAGTAACTGCGGAAATACCAGAGATTGTCCCAGCCGGGCGGAGCGAACATCGGTTCCCTGATGGCCGCGAATCCAGCGCTGTCCGGCGCGTGAAACGAGAAAGAGAGAGGAAGATTGCCTGGCCAGGAGAGGGGAAAGCGATTCGCTCCAAGCGCGCGAAACATGTCCCGGTCCCTTTCGATGCGGTCGAGACGCTCGGCCCGCTGGCGGCGAATCTCATCTTTCCAGGCGTCCTGCTGGGCCGCGCCCCTGGGGTTATGAAGATGGCGCCGCGCGTCGTAGGCCTCGCGCGTTTCGTGGCGACGCGCCTCCCACGCCTGTCGCTGGGCACGGACTTCGTCAAGCCATGGGGAGGCGATGTCTGGATAGCTGGGTTGATTGTGTAAATCGGCGGCGGTCTGCGCGAGCGGCGGCGAGGGCGTTCCGGCTGCCGTCACGGAGGAACCGGCCAGAATGCCGGTCAGCGTACAAAGCCAGTACGCCAGGACGGGCCAGCAGCGCGTCCATCGGTTAGCGGTTCGATGCATGGCTTTCGAGTCGGTCATGGATCTCGCGGCGCAGACAGGCCAGGGCCGTTTCGCAGGTGATGGGGGTATCGTCTCCGCTGGTGATGAAAAAGACATCGTCCACCTCGGCGCCGACAGTGGCGATCTTGGCATTCTGCAGGCGGATGCCGCAACTCTGGAAGACCGCGCCGACTTCGGCCAGAAGTCCGGGCCGGTCGAGCGTGTTCAGACGCATGATGGTCCGGCGATTGGGTTCGTCGGCGGTAAAGCTGATGCGAGTTTCGATCGGGAAATGACGGTGACGACGCGGGATGGAACGCGCCACCTTGATGCTGGCGCAGGTCTGCTCGACGATGTCGGAGGCCAGGGTCGAGCGGATTTCCTCCATGCGCAAGGGGTCATCCACGGGCGTGCAATCCTGGTCCAGAATCTGATAGCTGTTGATCGCCATCCGGTCGTCCGTGGTCATGACGCGCGCATCCATGACGCTCAATCCCATCTGATCCAGCAGCGCGGTGGTACGCGCGAAGAGATTGGCGCGGTCGCGCGTGTAGATGAAGATTTCGGTCACGCCGCGCACGGTCACTGGACGGATGACCACCAGGGGCAGTTGCGAGGGATCGGCGGCCAGGATCTGACGGGTCTGCCAGGCGATTTCGTCCGGGGAATTGTGCAGGAAGAAATCCAGGCTGAACTTGATCCAGAGTCGATTGCAGGCACTGGGATCGCCGCCGTAACGTGCGACCAGCCGCATCGCCTCGGCCTGCTTTAGCATGATGAGTTCGTCCTGGGCCTGGGGGTTGTCCAGCCCGCGCAGCAGCGCGCGGCGGGTGCCGTGATAGAGTTCGCGCAGCAGGGCGTCCATCCAGCTATTCCAGCGTTCCGGATTGGTGGCGCGGGCATCGGCGACGGTGAGCAGATAGAGATAGTCGAGCCGGGTCGGGTCGCCGATGAGTTCGGCGAACGCCTGGACCACTTCCGGATCGTTGATGTCCTTGCGCTGGGCGGTCATGGACATCACGAGGTGTTGCTCCACCATCCAGGCGACCAGTTGGGTGTCGAATTCGCCCAGACCGTGCAGTCGACAGAAATCCCTGGCGTCGCGAGCGCCCAGGGTGGAGTGATCGCCGCCCCGACCCTTGGCGATATCGTGGAAAAGACCGGCGAGATAGAGCAGTTCGAGCTTGGGGATACGGCGTCCGACGGCGCTGCACAGGGGAAACTCGTCGTCGTACTTGGGCGTGGTGAAACGCCTCAGGTTGCGCAGCAGCATCATGGTGTGCTCGTCGACCGTATAGACATGCAGTAGGTCGTATTGCATGCGCCCGACGATGTTGGCGAATGCGGGAATATAGGCCGCGAGAACGCCATAACGATTCATGCGGCGGATGGCGTGCGTGACGCCGGAGGGCTCGCGCAAGATTTCCATGAAAAGGCTGCGGGTGCGCAGGTCGGCGCGAAAGGCATCGTCGATGCGATGGCGGTTCTCGCGGATCAGGCGGATGGTGCTGGCGCGCACGCCCTGCAGCTCGGGGCGGATCTGGAGCAGATGGAAGACTTCCAGGAGCGCGAACGGATAGAGCCGGAAAACGCTGGGCGAGGTGACTTCCAGATAACCGCTGCGTGACTGGAAGCGCTTGTTGATCGGAACCGGCGGGCCGATGTCGTCGTGCAGCAGGATGGCCTCGCGAAACAACTGAAGCAGCATTTCGTTGAGTCGGTTGAGTTCCTGAACCGCGCGGTAATACTGCTGCATGAACTGCTCGACGGCGAGGTTGTTGTCGCCATCGCTAAAGCCGAACTGCCGGGCCAGCGTGCGCTGGTAATCGAACAGGAGCCGATCCTCGCGCCGTCCGTTCAATTGGTGCAAGGCGAAGCGAATCCGCCACAACAGCGCCTGGCCATCGATCAGAGCCAAGTACTCGGCTTCGGTGAGAAAACCATGGCCCACCAGATCGTGCAGAGTCTCGGCGTCGAAATGCCGCTTGGCGACCCAGCCGATCATCTGGATGTCGCGCAGCCCGCCGGGGTTTTCCTTGATATTCGGTTCCAGGTTGTAGGCGGTGCCGCCGTATTTATGCCAGCGGGCGCGCTGCTCCAGGGTTTTCGCGGCGAAGAAACGCTCGCTGCCCCAGAGTCGATCCGGCGCGGTCGCCTCGCGCATTCGCGGGTAAAGCGTCGTGTTGCCGCAGAGCCAGCGCGCTTCCAGCAGATTGGTTATCACGGTGACGTCGCCCGCGGCCTCGCGCACGCAGTCGTCGACGGTGCGCACGCTATGCCCGACCTCCAGTCCGATATCCCAAAGGAAGGTCACCAGTCCTTCCAGCGGATCGGCCAGGTGGAGGTCCGCCCCTGGTTCGATCAGGACCATAATGTCGACATCCGAGGCGGGTTGCAGCTCCTGTCGACCGTAACCGCCGACCGCGATCAAGGCCGCCTCCTCGGTATCGCCCAAGAAGTTGATCCAGGCCTCGCGCAAGACCGCGTCGATCAGTTGGCTGCGCTCCAACACCAGTTCGGCGATCGGCGTGCCCTGATCGAACTTGCCATAGAGCGCTTGTCGGTCGGCCTTGAGCCGTTCTTTATAAACGGCGATCGGCTTGATGGCCGGTGGGGCGCATACCTCGCGTTCGCCGGCGAGCGGGTTTGGGTGGCGGGCGCTGTCGCTCGGTTGCGGCGAGTGGCTCATGAGCGGGGCGGGTCTTCGCGCTCCTCCGCGCGCAGGGTCAGGATCTCATGTCCATCCGGGGTCACGAGCACGGTATGTTCCCATTGCGCCGAGAGGGTGCGATCCTTGGTGATCACGGTCCAGCCATCCGGCAGAACCTTGATGAAGCGCTTGCCGGCGTTGACCATGGGTTCCACGGTGAAACACATTCCGGGACGCAGCCGGAGCCCCTCGCCGGGTTTGCCGTAGTGCAGAACCTGGGGTTCTTCATGGAATTCGCGGCCAATCCCGTGGCCGCAGTATTCGCGCACGACCGAATAGCCATGGGCTTCGACGAACTGCTGAATCGCATGACCGATGTCGCCGAGCGTGGCGCCGGGGCGCACAACGGAGATTCCGATCCGCATGGCCTGCTGGGTGATCGTCACCAGACGGCGGGCGAGCACCGAGGGTTCGCCTACGAAAAACATCTTGCTGGTATCGCCGTGATAGCCGTCCTTGATCACCGTGATGTCGATATTGACCACGTCGCCTTTTTTCAGGCGCTTGCCTCCCGGAATGCCATGACAGACCTGATGGTTGACCGAGGTACAGATCGACTTGGGGAATCCGCGGTAGTTCAGGGGCGCGGGAATCGCGCCCTGGACCTCGGTGATATAGCGGTGGCAGAGCAGATCCAGGGCGTCCGTGGTCACGCCAGGCTGGACATGAGGCTCGATCATGTCGAGTACATCGGCCGCCAGCCGGCCCGCGACGCGCATCTTTTCGATGGCATCGGGCGTCTTGATCTGCACACTCATCGTACTATTGGAGGCGTCCACTCTGAAGTTGTAGGTCTCTCGTCGGAAAGCCAGGACAATTGCCCGTATCGAGCGGGCTATGGTATAAAACGTGGCGAGCTGCCGCAATCGACAACCCGACTTAATAGAATCAAGATGGGGTCCGTGGCGGCGGCGCCAAGCGGAAAACCCGAGTTTTTCGCTTTATTTTTATTGTCCACACACGTGTCGACACATGCGGCTGGGTGCCTGGGAATTCGCTCCGGGTTGTCGCGTGGGATGCGTGGAGGTCCAACCCAATTCAGAGGAAGCAAGATTGTGAGCAACGTGACCATGCGCCAGATGCTGGAGGCCGGTGTCCATTTCGGCCACCAGACCCGCTACTGGAACCCCAAGATGAGTGCCTTTATTTTCGGGCACCGCAACAAAATCCATATCGTCAACCTGGAAAAGACGCTGCCCCTGTATCAGGATGCCGTCAATTTCATGGGGACGCTTGCCGCCAATGGCGGCAAGATCCTGTTCGTCGGCACCAAGCGCGCCGCGCGCGATGCGATTCGCGACGAGGCGGCGCGTTGCGGCATGCCGTTCGTCAATCATCGCTGGCTCGGCGGCATGCTGACCAACTTCAAGACCATCCGTCAGTCCGTGAAGCGGCTGAAGGATCTGGAGGTCATGTTCGAGAGCGGCACCATCGAGCGCTTCAACAAGAAGGAAGCCCTGGGTCTGTCTCGCGAACGCGTCAAGCTTGAGCAGAGCCTGGGCGGCATCAAGAACATGGACGGCCTGCCCGATGCGATGTTCGTCATCGACGTGGGTCACGAGAAGATCGCCGTGACCGAGGCCAACAAGCTCGGTATCCCGGTCATCGGCGTGGTCGACACCAATAACGATCCCAGCAACGTCGACTACGTGATTCCCGGCAACGACGATGCCATCCGGGCCGTGCAGCTGTATATCGCCGGCGCCGCGGATGCCATCCTCGACGGTCGCGGCACGGCGGCCGCGATGGTCGGTCGCGGCGATACGTACCTTGACCCTGCTTCTGGCAGGGAATCGGCACAGGCCGCCGAGGCGCTGTAATCCCCCGCCGGCGTCGCGGAGGCACGGCTTCCGCGCGCTGCCCTTGGTGGATCCCCGGCATGCTCTCGCACTCGGGATCCGTCTCAGATCAATTTCGAAATACGCCCGTCGCGGGGCGGAGGTAGTTTAGACATGGCGATTTCAGCCGCAATGGTCAAGGAACTGCGCGAACGCACCGGCGTTGGCATGATGGAGTGCAAGACCGCGCTCGTCGAAGCGAATGGCGACATCGAGGCCGCGATCGAAGCGATGCGCAAATCCGGTCAGGCACGGGCCGCGAAAAAATCCGGTCGCACCGCCGCCGAGGGCGTGGTCGTGATCCAGATCGCCGAGGATCGCAAGCACGGCGTCATGGTCGAGATCAACTGCGAGACCGATTTCGTGGGCAAGGACGCGGGCTTCGTCTCCTTCGCCGAGGCCGTCGCCGCCACGGCGCTGGCCAGCCCGGTCAAGGATGCCGCCGAACTGGCCGCGCAGCCGCTGATCGGCGATCCATCGATCACCGTCGACGCGGCACGCGAGGCGCTGATCGCCAAGATCGGCGAGAATATTCAGGTGCGTCGTCTGCTCCGGTTCGATGGCGTCGAGGGCGCGCTCTACAGCTACCGTCATGGCGTGCGGATCGGCGTGGTGGTGGCGCTGGAGGGAGGCGACGAGTCGCTCGGTCGCGACATCGCGATGCACATCGCGGCGAGCAATCCGCTTTGCCTTAGCGCCGAGCAAGTGCCAGCAGAGACCCTTGCGAAAGAAAAGGAAATCTTCAAGGCGCAGTCGCTCGACAGCGGCAAGCCCGAGGCGATCGTCGACAAGATGATCGAAGGGCGCATGCGCAAGTATCTTGAGGAAGTCACTCTACTCGGACAGCCGTTCGTCAAGGATCCGGAACAATCCGTCGAGAAGCTACTGAAGAAGGCTGGCGCGCGGGTGCTGGCCTTCTCGCGGGTCGAGGTGGGCGAGGGAATCGAGAAAAAGACCGAGAACTTCGCCGAAGAGGTGATGGCCCAGGTTCGCGGTAGCTGAGCCGTCGCGGTCTCCTGCTTCCTTATTACGATCAAGTCGCGCCGAGGTCCACGTCCATGTCGAGCCCAGTCTATCGACGCATCCTGCTCAAACTCAGCGGCGAGGCGCTGATGGGCGCGGGCACGGATGGGATCGATCCGGATATCCTCGAACGTTATGCGCTTGAGGTGCGCGAGTTGGTCGCGACGGGGTTGCAGGTTGCATTGGTCATCGGCGGCGGGAATCTCTTTCGCGGCGCTGGTCTTGCCGCCAGAGGCATGGATCGGGTGACAGGTGACCACATGGGCATGCTGGCCACCGTCATGAACGCGCTGGCGATGCAGGATGCGCTGGAGCGGCTCGCGGTCGAGACGCGCGTGATGTCGGCTCTGAAGATCGGTCAGGTCTGCGAGGACTACGATCGGCGGCGCGCCATGCATCACCTAGACAAGGGGCGTGTCACCCTCTTCGCGGCGGGAACCGGCAACCCCTTTTTCACCACGGATTCGGCGGCCAGCCTGCGGGCGATCGAGATCGGGGCGGATCTGCTGATCAAGGCCACCAAGGTCGACGGCATCTATTCCGCGGACCCGGTCAAGGATCCGACCGCGACCTTCTACCGCCGAATCAGCTACGATCAGGTACTCCACGAGGGCTTGATGGTGATGGATACCACAGCCATCGTGCTGTGCCGGGACCATGGAATGCCCTTGCGTGTCATCAATATCAACGAACCAGGCGCCTTGCAGCGATTGATCCGCGGCGAAGAGGTCGGGTCGCTGGTCGTCAGCGGGAACTAACATGATCGACGATATCAAGAAAGACGCGGCGGACCGCATGGGCAAGAGTGTCGAGTCGCTCTCCCATGAGCTCGCCAAGATTCGCACCGGGCGCGCCCATCCGTCGCTGCTCGACCACATCATGGTCTCCTATTACGGCTCGGAGATGCCGATCCGCCAGGTCGCCAACGTCAACGCCGAGGATGCGCGCACCCTCGCCGTGGTGCCCTGGGAAAAGAACATGGTGCAGGCCATCGAAAAGGCCATCATGCAGTCGGATCTGGGCCTCAATCCCAATACCGCCGGAACCGTCATCCGCGTTCCCATGCCGGCCCTGACCGAGGAGCGGCGGCGGGATCTGATCAAGGTCGCCCGCAACGAGGCGGAACAGGCGCGCGTGGCGGTGCGCAATATCCGTCGCGATGCCAATCACGAACTCAAGGAACTGGTCAAGGAAAAGATGATCTCCGAGGACGACGAGCGGCGCGGACAGGAGATCGTGCAGAAACTGACCGATCAATACATCAAGGATGTCGATACGGTGCTGGCTGAGAAAGAACAAGATCTGATGTCGATTTAAGACCGCCTGGCCGATCCGATTCAGACCCTCGTGAATACCGCTACGCCCGCCGTCCTTACCGTCGATCCGCAGCGTTCCGTCCCCCGGCATGTCGCGATCATCATGGATGGCAACGGCCGCTGGGCCAAGCTGCGTGGCCGTCCGCGCACCGCCGGTCATCGCGAGGGCGTCAAGAGCGTGCGCGCGGTGGTTGAGGAATGCGTGCGCCGCGGCATCGATACCCTGACGCTCTTCGCCTTCAGCAGCGAGAACTGGCAGCGGCCGCGTGCCGAGGTCAACATCCTCATGGAATTGTTCATGACCGCCCTGCGCGGCGAAGTCAAACGCCTGAACGAGAACGATGTACGCCTGCGCGTCATCGGCGAGCGGGGCGCCTTTTCCGAGAAACTCCAGCGTCGCATCCGCGACGCCGAGACGCGGACCGCGAACAACGTCACCCTCAACCTGCAGGTGGCCGCCAACTATGGCGGGCGCTGGGATATCGCCCGGGCCGCGCGTCGATTGGCCGAGGAGGTGCGGGCTGGGCGCCTGGATCCGGACGCCATCGATGAAGATGCCCTTGCGCGCCGGCTGTCTTTTCCCGATCTCCCCGAACCCGATCTCTTCATCCGCACCGGCGGAGAGCAGCGCCTGAGCAATTTCGTGCTCTGGCAGTCGGCCTATGCCGAGCTGTATTTCACGGATATTCTCTGGCCGGATTTCAATGAAGCGGCATTCGGTCACGCGCTGGACGACTTCTCGCGTCGGCAGCGTCGTTTCGGTCACACCGGCGAGCAGATCGAAACCTGGAGCGCGATGGGTGCCTATGAGCGAACTGAATAGCACCCTGCGCGCGGCAAGCAGTCTGCAGCGCCGCACCTTCACCGCGTTCCTGCTGGGACCGCTGGTCATCGCCGTCATCCTGTGGTTGCCAACTCCCGCGTTCGCCCTGTTCTTCACCGTGGCGCTCCTGCTCGCGGCCTGGGAATGGTGCGCGCTGGCCGGTCTTCGCCAGACCCCGCCTCGGGTCGCCTATCTGGCGGTCATGGCTTCCTGCATGGGCCTGTTCTGGCTAAGGCCCGATTGGTCGGTCTGGTTGTTCGGCGTCAGTCTTCTGTTTTGGATTGTCCAGGCAATCCGGCTGTGGCGCGTGCGTCGGATCGAACCGGTCGCGGGATTTCAGTCGTGGCTGTTGCCGATCGGCCTGCTGGTTCTGGTGGCGCCGTGGGCGGCCTTGGTCGACTTGCATCGCGTTCCCGAACTCGGACCCGGCCTGGTGCTGTTCCTGATGATCCTGATCTGGACCGCCGATTCCATGGCCTACTTTGTCGGACGTCGCTGGGGTCGGGCCAAGCTCGCGCCCGCCGTGAGTCCTGGCAAGACGCGCGTTGGCGTCTATGGGGCCATCCTTGGGGCCATGATCTGCGGGCTGGCCTTTTCCTGGATCCAGTCGCTCGGCGTTCCCGAGACGCTCCTGATTCTGGCGGTCTGCGGCCTGTCGGCCTTGCTGTCGGTCGTTGGGGATCTGTACGAGAGCCTCCTGAAGCGCCGGCGTGGGGTGAAGGATTCCAGTCATCTGTTGCCCGGTCATGGCGGTTTGCTCGACCGCATCGACAGCTTGACCGCGGCGGCCCCCTTCTTTGCCCTGGGCATGGCCTGGGTCATCACTTGACCGGAGTAGCATGGTGAAAGGCGTAACCGTACTGGGTTCGACAGGCTCCGTGGGCGTGAGTACGCTCGATGTGCTAGCGCGGCACGTGGATCGTTTTCGGGCCGTGGCCTTGACTGCGCATCGGGATGCCGAGCGCATGGCCGAGCAGTGTCGCCTGCACTGCCCTGACGTTGCCGTGATGGTGGATCCAGACGCGGCCACGCGACTACGGGGCCTGCTGGCGGACATGCCGAAGCGGCCAGAGATTCTCGTGGGCGTGGAAGGTCTTGAGCAGGTCGCGGCGATGCCCGGCGCCGATTACGTCATGGCGGCAATCGTTGGCGCGGCCGGCCTGCGTCCGACGCTTGCGGCGGCGCGCGCGGGCAAGCGGGTAATGCTGGCCAACAAGGAGTCGCTGGTGGTCGCCGGCGCCCTGCTGATGCAGGCCGTGGCCGAGAGCGGCGCGGAACTGTTGCCCATCGACAGCGAACATAACGCCATCTTTCAGTGCCTGCCGCCCAATTTCAGTACCGGACTCGCGGCGGTGGGCGTGGAGCGTAT is part of the Thiocystis violascens DSM 198 genome and encodes:
- a CDS encoding phosphatidate cytidylyltransferase, producing the protein MSELNSTLRAASSLQRRTFTAFLLGPLVIAVILWLPTPAFALFFTVALLLAAWEWCALAGLRQTPPRVAYLAVMASCMGLFWLRPDWSVWLFGVSLLFWIVQAIRLWRVRRIEPVAGFQSWLLPIGLLVLVAPWAALVDLHRVPELGPGLVLFLMILIWTADSMAYFVGRRWGRAKLAPAVSPGKTRVGVYGAILGAMICGLAFSWIQSLGVPETLLILAVCGLSALLSVVGDLYESLLKRRRGVKDSSHLLPGHGGLLDRIDSLTAAAPFFALGMAWVIT